A DNA window from Takifugu flavidus isolate HTHZ2018 chromosome 15, ASM371156v2, whole genome shotgun sequence contains the following coding sequences:
- the tnn gene encoding tenascin-N isoform X1, with product MIEGVTHRPLQSVLLLLGLVCTMSPFSAATSDPHVLSPEQGVTFSHVYKIDVAAGSSCKSEDQPSEGKTGIQTEATSNGENDIVFRHNIRLQTPKCDCDESESLKSLMYRINGLEEEVTYLKNQCTQGCCGGGGAIGLDTSCSGHGVYQQETCSCVCNLGWEGQDCSVSSCPDECNDNGRCVDGRCVCHQGYTGDDCNQLTCLGDCNDKGHCVDGKCVCFPHFTGDDCSTQKCPNNCVGNGQCVDGQCICDEGFYGEDCSSVFGPQGLRLVQLTDVSLLVEWEPVLGAEYYILTYHSKNNERALQQVQVPNKKNSYLITGLSPGVTYAVQVYAVIKEVRSEADMIEATTDVSGIDEFQVLGQTEVSIQVGWKNPPAEVDYFRLTTTDPAGQEEEVNVQRSQEARTKHTIVGLFPGTDYQILVQAVKGAAEGKSSSLTAGTDIDAPTNLATTDVTEDTITVSWDQVQSEVEGYMLSYTSVEGSSSEIPVGRDSTSYRLIGLKPGVLHNIYIWAFKEDKVSKKSSTDAETELDAPTNILIGDETESSFRVSWDHTQAEIDGYMLTYSTSEGSSEEISISPDTSSHMLTGLRPGLHYTVSIWAIKGNKSSKRSSAQAHTELDAPSNLSAQDVTDSSFSVSWDPPQAQIDGYTISYSSSDGSSGEIPVGPDSTSYRLTGLKPGVRYTILVWATRGGDSSQKVSIEAETELDAPANLLAQDKTESSFSVSWNPVRADIDGYILTYSSSEGSNQEIPVGPDSTSYRLTGLRPGVLYTVYIWAFKDNKTTKTIATKAETDIDAPSELKATDVTVDSSVLTWVPPLADIDGYILTYRLEDGNMKAVEKQLGRSESSFSVSGLETGQRYAVTIIAYRGDKRSKVKQAVFKTVGTLYPFPMDCLQIMKNGNKKSGIFMVFINNDRSKPVEAYCDMETDGGGWLVLQRRTSGKLDFLKRWRQYIAGFGNMTDEFWMGLDKIYELTNTPTRYELRFDLGLGPDRAYAVYDNFQIASVRQKFKLTIGKYSGTAGDAMTYHQGQSWTTIDSDNDIALSNCALSHRGAWWYKNCHLANLNGNWGDNRHSMGVNWKPWKGHLLSLDYTEMKIRPAGALSGRKRRSLMAELHQK from the exons ATGATTGAAG GTGTGACCCACAGACCTCTGCAGAGTGTCCTGTTGCTGCTGGGTCTTGTCTGCACCATGTCACCCTTCAGCGCTGCCACCAGTGACCCACACGTCTTGTCTCCCGAGCAAGGAGTCACCTTCAGCCACGTTTATAAAATAGACGTGGCTGCGGGATCCAGCTGCAAATCAGAGGACCAACCTTCGGAGGGAAAAACAG GTATACAGACAGAAGCTACTTCAAACGGAGAGAACGACATCGTCTTCCGGCACAACATCAGGCTCCAGACCCCAAAATGTGACTGCGACGAGTCAGAAAGCCTCAAGTCTCTCATGTACAGAATCAATGGGCTGGAAGAAGAAGTCACCTATTTAAAGAACCAGTGTACCCAGGGATGTTGTGGTGGAGGCGGTGCAATAG GCCTGGACACAAGCTGTAGTGGCCACGGTGTGTACCAGCAAGAGACCTGCAGCTGCGTGTGCAACCTGGGGTGGGAAGGTCAAGACTGCTccgtgtcctcctgtcctgacgAGTGCAACGATAACGGGCGGTGTGTGGACGGCCGGTGCGTGTGTCACCAGGGCTACACAGGGGACGACTGCAACCAGTTGACCTGTCTGGGCGACTGCAACGACAAGGGGCACTGCGTGgatggaaagtgtgtgtgttttccacactTCACAGGGGACGACTGCAGCACCCAGAAGTGTCCGAACAATTGCGTCGGTAACGGCCAGTGCGTGGACGGCCAGTGCATCTGTGATGAAGGCTTTTATGGAGAAGACTGTTCATCAG TCTTTGGCCCGCAGGGACTGCGGTTGGTTCAGCTGACTGACGTCTCTCTCCTGGTGGAATGGGAGCCCGTTCTTGGAGCAGAGTATTACATTTTGACCTATCATTCCAAAAACAATGAGCGTGCTTTGCAGCAG GTTCAAGTTCCTAACAAGAAGAACTCTTACCTAATCACCGGGCTGTCTCCTGGGGTCACCTACGCCGTCCAGGTGTACGCAGTCATCAAGGAAGTGCGTAGTGAAGCGGACATGATTGAGGCGACCACAG ATGTTTCAGGCATAGATGAGTTCCAAGTCCTGGGGCAGACAGAGGTGTCGATCCAGGTGGGCTGGAAGAACCCGCCAGCCGAAGTAGACTACTTCAGGCTCACCACCACCGACCCCGccggacaggaagaggaagtgaacgTGCAGAGGAGCCAGGAAGCccgcacaaaacacacaattgtGG GACTGTTTCCAGGAACTGACTACCAGATTTTGGTGCAGGCCGTCAAAGGAGCCGCGGAGGGAAAGTCTTCTTCTCTCACTGCGGGCACAG acaTTGATGCTCCGACCAACCTGGCGACCACTGACGTAACGGAGGACACCATCACGGTGTCATGGGATCAAGTCCAGTCGGAAGTCGAGGGTTACATGCTGAGCTACACGTCTGTCGAGGGCTCCAGTTCAGAGATTCCCGTGGGACGTGACAGCACCTCGTATAGGCTGATCGGTCTGAAGCCCGGAGTTCTCCACAACATCTACATCTGGGCCTTCAAGGAAGACAAAGTCAGCAAAAAGAGTTCAACAGATGCTGAAACAG AACTGGACGCTCCCACTAACATCTTGATCGGAGATGAAACGGAGAGCAGCTTCAGGGTGTCCTGGGATCACACCCAGGCAGAAATTGATGGCTACATGCTGACTTACAGCACCTCAGAGGGCTCAAGTGAAGAAATCTCCATCAGCCCCGACACTTCTTCACACATGCTGACTGGCCTGAGGCCCGGGCTCCACTACACTGTCTCCATCTGGGCCATCAAAGGGAACAAATCCAGCAAGAGGAGCTCGGCTCAAGCCCACACAG AACTGGACGCTCCTTCTAACCTCTCAGCTCAAGACGTGACTGATTCCAGCTTCTCTGTGTCATGGGATCCCCCCCAGGCCCAGATAGATGGTTACACCATAAGTTACAGCTCTTCTGATGGCTCTAGTGGGGAGATCCCAGTGGGGCCTGACAGCACCTCTTACAGGCTGACTGGTTTGAAGCCAGGGGTCCGATATACCATCCTCGTCTGGGCCACTAGAGGTGGCGACTCCAGCCAGAAGGTTTCCATTGAAGCTGAAACAG AACTGGATGCTCCTGCTAACCTCTTAGCACAAGACAAAACAGAGTCCAGCTTCAGCGTGTCATGGAATCCAGTGCGTGCGGACATTGATGGCTACATCCTCACCTACAGCTCCTCTGAGGGCTCAAACCAAGAAATACCAGTCGGACCTGACAGCACCTCTTACAGGCTGACCGGTCTGAGGCCTGGCGTCCTCTACACAGTCTACATCTGGGCCTTCAAAGACAACAAAACCACCAAGACGATTGCGACAAAAGCTGAGACAG ACATTGACGCTCCATCAGAGCTGAAAGCGACAGACGTGACAGTCGATTCTTCTGTTCTTacctgggttcctcctctcGCCGACATCGATGGATACATCCTCACCTACAGACTTGAGGACGGCAACATGAAG GCTGTTGAGAAGCAGCTTGGACGCAGCGAGAGCAGTTTTTCAGTGTCTGGTCTGGAGACGGGCCAGCGATACGCTGTCACCATCATTGCCTACAGAGGGGACAAGAGGAGCAAAGTGAAGCAGGCCGTCTTCAAAACAG TTGGTACACTGTACCCCTTCCCCATGGACTGTCTTCAGATCATGAAGAACGGGAACAAAAAGAGTGGCATTTTCATGGTCTTCATTAACAATGACCGCTCCAAGCCTGTGGAGGCCTACTGCGATATGGAGACAGACGGCGGGGGCTGGCtg GTCCTCCAAAGACGTACAAGTGGTAAGCTGGACTTTCTGAAGCGCTGGAGACAGTACATCGCAGGGTTTGGCAACATGACGGACGAGTTCTGGATGG GTCTGGACAAGATATATGAGCTCACCAACACTCCCACCCGCTATGAGCTGAGGTTTGATCTGGGCCTGGGGCCAGACAGGGCCTACGCCGTTTACGATAACTTCCAGATCGCGTCGGTCAGACAGAAGTTCAAACTCACCATTGGGAAATACAGCGGCACAGCAG GTGACGCTATGACCTACCACCAAGGCCAGTCCTGGACCACCATTGACTCTGACAATGACATCGCCCTCAGTAACTGCGCTCTGAGCCACCGCGGCGCTTGGTGGTACAAGAACTGCCACCTGGCGAACCTCAACGGAAACTGGGGAGACAACAGGCACAGCATG gGTGTCAACTGGAAACCGTGGAAGGGTCACCTCTTGTCGCTCGACTACACCGAGATGAAAATCCGACCCGCGGGGGCCTTGTCCGGCAGGAAGAGGCGGTCGTTAATGGCAGAACTCCATCAGAAATAA
- the tnn gene encoding tenascin-N isoform X2, which translates to MIEGVTHRPLQSVLLLLGLVCTMSPFSAATSDPHVLSPEQGVTFSHVYKIDVAAGSSCKSEDQPSEGKTGIQTEATSNGENDIVFRHNIRLQTPKCDCDESESLKSLMYRINGLEEEVTYLKNQCTQGCCGGGGAIGLDTSCSGHGVYQQETCSCVCNLGWEGQDCSVSSCPDECNDNGRCVDGRCVCHQGYTGDDCNQLTCLGDCNDKGHCVDGKCVCFPHFTGDDCSTQKCPNNCVGNGQCVDGQCICDEGFYGEDCSSVFGPQGLRLVQLTDVSLLVEWEPVLGAEYYILTYHSKNNERALQQVQVPNKKNSYLITGLSPGVTYAVQVYAVIKEVRSEADMIEATTDVSGIDEFQVLGQTEVSIQVGWKNPPAEVDYFRLTTTDPAGQEEEVNVQRSQEARTKHTIVGLFPGTDYQILVQAVKGAAEGKSSSLTAGTDIDAPTNLATTDVTEDTITVSWDQVQSEVEGYMLSYTSVEGSSSEIPVGRDSTSYRLIGLKPGVLHNIYIWAFKEDKVSKKSSTDAETELDAPTNILIGDETESSFRVSWDHTQAEIDGYMLTYSTSEGSSEEISISPDTSSHMLTGLRPGLHYTVSIWAIKGNKSSKRSSAQAHTDIDAPSELKATDVTVDSSVLTWVPPLADIDGYILTYRLEDGNMKAVEKQLGRSESSFSVSGLETGQRYAVTIIAYRGDKRSKVKQAVFKTVGTLYPFPMDCLQIMKNGNKKSGIFMVFINNDRSKPVEAYCDMETDGGGWLVLQRRTSGKLDFLKRWRQYIAGFGNMTDEFWMGLDKIYELTNTPTRYELRFDLGLGPDRAYAVYDNFQIASVRQKFKLTIGKYSGTAGDAMTYHQGQSWTTIDSDNDIALSNCALSHRGAWWYKNCHLANLNGNWGDNRHSMGVNWKPWKGHLLSLDYTEMKIRPAGALSGRKRRSLMAELHQK; encoded by the exons ATGATTGAAG GTGTGACCCACAGACCTCTGCAGAGTGTCCTGTTGCTGCTGGGTCTTGTCTGCACCATGTCACCCTTCAGCGCTGCCACCAGTGACCCACACGTCTTGTCTCCCGAGCAAGGAGTCACCTTCAGCCACGTTTATAAAATAGACGTGGCTGCGGGATCCAGCTGCAAATCAGAGGACCAACCTTCGGAGGGAAAAACAG GTATACAGACAGAAGCTACTTCAAACGGAGAGAACGACATCGTCTTCCGGCACAACATCAGGCTCCAGACCCCAAAATGTGACTGCGACGAGTCAGAAAGCCTCAAGTCTCTCATGTACAGAATCAATGGGCTGGAAGAAGAAGTCACCTATTTAAAGAACCAGTGTACCCAGGGATGTTGTGGTGGAGGCGGTGCAATAG GCCTGGACACAAGCTGTAGTGGCCACGGTGTGTACCAGCAAGAGACCTGCAGCTGCGTGTGCAACCTGGGGTGGGAAGGTCAAGACTGCTccgtgtcctcctgtcctgacgAGTGCAACGATAACGGGCGGTGTGTGGACGGCCGGTGCGTGTGTCACCAGGGCTACACAGGGGACGACTGCAACCAGTTGACCTGTCTGGGCGACTGCAACGACAAGGGGCACTGCGTGgatggaaagtgtgtgtgttttccacactTCACAGGGGACGACTGCAGCACCCAGAAGTGTCCGAACAATTGCGTCGGTAACGGCCAGTGCGTGGACGGCCAGTGCATCTGTGATGAAGGCTTTTATGGAGAAGACTGTTCATCAG TCTTTGGCCCGCAGGGACTGCGGTTGGTTCAGCTGACTGACGTCTCTCTCCTGGTGGAATGGGAGCCCGTTCTTGGAGCAGAGTATTACATTTTGACCTATCATTCCAAAAACAATGAGCGTGCTTTGCAGCAG GTTCAAGTTCCTAACAAGAAGAACTCTTACCTAATCACCGGGCTGTCTCCTGGGGTCACCTACGCCGTCCAGGTGTACGCAGTCATCAAGGAAGTGCGTAGTGAAGCGGACATGATTGAGGCGACCACAG ATGTTTCAGGCATAGATGAGTTCCAAGTCCTGGGGCAGACAGAGGTGTCGATCCAGGTGGGCTGGAAGAACCCGCCAGCCGAAGTAGACTACTTCAGGCTCACCACCACCGACCCCGccggacaggaagaggaagtgaacgTGCAGAGGAGCCAGGAAGCccgcacaaaacacacaattgtGG GACTGTTTCCAGGAACTGACTACCAGATTTTGGTGCAGGCCGTCAAAGGAGCCGCGGAGGGAAAGTCTTCTTCTCTCACTGCGGGCACAG acaTTGATGCTCCGACCAACCTGGCGACCACTGACGTAACGGAGGACACCATCACGGTGTCATGGGATCAAGTCCAGTCGGAAGTCGAGGGTTACATGCTGAGCTACACGTCTGTCGAGGGCTCCAGTTCAGAGATTCCCGTGGGACGTGACAGCACCTCGTATAGGCTGATCGGTCTGAAGCCCGGAGTTCTCCACAACATCTACATCTGGGCCTTCAAGGAAGACAAAGTCAGCAAAAAGAGTTCAACAGATGCTGAAACAG AACTGGACGCTCCCACTAACATCTTGATCGGAGATGAAACGGAGAGCAGCTTCAGGGTGTCCTGGGATCACACCCAGGCAGAAATTGATGGCTACATGCTGACTTACAGCACCTCAGAGGGCTCAAGTGAAGAAATCTCCATCAGCCCCGACACTTCTTCACACATGCTGACTGGCCTGAGGCCCGGGCTCCACTACACTGTCTCCATCTGGGCCATCAAAGGGAACAAATCCAGCAAGAGGAGCTCGGCTCAAGCCCACACAG ACATTGACGCTCCATCAGAGCTGAAAGCGACAGACGTGACAGTCGATTCTTCTGTTCTTacctgggttcctcctctcGCCGACATCGATGGATACATCCTCACCTACAGACTTGAGGACGGCAACATGAAG GCTGTTGAGAAGCAGCTTGGACGCAGCGAGAGCAGTTTTTCAGTGTCTGGTCTGGAGACGGGCCAGCGATACGCTGTCACCATCATTGCCTACAGAGGGGACAAGAGGAGCAAAGTGAAGCAGGCCGTCTTCAAAACAG TTGGTACACTGTACCCCTTCCCCATGGACTGTCTTCAGATCATGAAGAACGGGAACAAAAAGAGTGGCATTTTCATGGTCTTCATTAACAATGACCGCTCCAAGCCTGTGGAGGCCTACTGCGATATGGAGACAGACGGCGGGGGCTGGCtg GTCCTCCAAAGACGTACAAGTGGTAAGCTGGACTTTCTGAAGCGCTGGAGACAGTACATCGCAGGGTTTGGCAACATGACGGACGAGTTCTGGATGG GTCTGGACAAGATATATGAGCTCACCAACACTCCCACCCGCTATGAGCTGAGGTTTGATCTGGGCCTGGGGCCAGACAGGGCCTACGCCGTTTACGATAACTTCCAGATCGCGTCGGTCAGACAGAAGTTCAAACTCACCATTGGGAAATACAGCGGCACAGCAG GTGACGCTATGACCTACCACCAAGGCCAGTCCTGGACCACCATTGACTCTGACAATGACATCGCCCTCAGTAACTGCGCTCTGAGCCACCGCGGCGCTTGGTGGTACAAGAACTGCCACCTGGCGAACCTCAACGGAAACTGGGGAGACAACAGGCACAGCATG gGTGTCAACTGGAAACCGTGGAAGGGTCACCTCTTGTCGCTCGACTACACCGAGATGAAAATCCGACCCGCGGGGGCCTTGTCCGGCAGGAAGAGGCGGTCGTTAATGGCAGAACTCCATCAGAAATAA